A stretch of the Medicago truncatula cultivar Jemalong A17 chromosome 5, MtrunA17r5.0-ANR, whole genome shotgun sequence genome encodes the following:
- the LOC11431682 gene encoding omega-hydroxypalmitate O-feruloyl transferase: protein MDHVHCNVGSQIVAVTSVSPAKITEPRQVCQILFNDETKRTIEGCYQMVLYYEKVEEEDHDWSLTGWIVESLARALLDHPLLAGRVQKRDITGLEIVSNDSGIRLLEAHYPTSLSEFLESNKNEHDDDHEARLVFWNEIDGQFPLFSPLFYVQVTNFKCGGYSIGICCSLLLAEVLVNQKFLNKWVQIHNMLPTTSKEEINTSIFNYPRLKNHNFLSSEDLINHTQNKNRVQSIVFKITTKNVKFSKELWRELAMFCIEEVEQKLDTKIGSSFTLVVKESLEVIEVESVTKSGYTLNELGIKNQINCIASWNDFGVYEVVFHEENKPVHVSCWIGSVADARVMIVPCLEEENACFVTVASPR from the exons ATGGATCATGTGCATTGCAATGTTGGCTCCCAAATTGTAGCTGTGACAAGTGTGTCACCAGCTAAAATAACCGAACCACGACAAGTTTGTCAAATTCTATTCAATGATGAAACAAAGAGGACAATTGAGGGATGCTACCAAATGGTATTGTACTATGAGAAGGTTGAAGAGGAGGATCATGATTGGTCCTTAACTGGTTGGATTGTGGAATCACTTGCTAGGGCCTTATTGGATCATCCTCTACTGGCTGGTCGAGTCCAAAAAAGGGACATAACAGGATTGGAAATTGTGTCTAATGATTCTGGAATTCGACTCTTAGAGGCTCATTACCCTACAAGCTTATCTGAGTTCCTTGAGTCGAATAAAAATGAACACGATGATGATCATGAGGCTCGCCTTGTTTTCTGGAATGAAATTGATGGCCAATTTCCTCTGTTCTCTCCCCTCTTTTATGTTCAG GTGACAAACTTCAAATGTGGAGGATACTCAATCGGCATTTGTTGTAGCCTCCTCTTGGCAGAGGTTTTGGTAAACCAAAAATTCCTTAATAAATGGGTACAAATACACAACATGTTACCTACAAcctcaaaagaagaaattaacaCATCCATATTTAACTACCCTCGTctaaaaaatcacaattttctctcttcagAGGACTTAATCAACCATactcaaaacaaaaacagagtTCAAAGTATTGTATTCAAAATCACtactaaaaatgtaaaatttagcAAAGAATTGTGGAGGGAATTGGCCATGTTTTGCATTGAAGAAGTGGAACAAAAGCTAGACACAAAAATAGGTTCTAGTTTCACTTTGGTTGTTAAAGAATCCTTGGAGGTCATTGAGGTAGAAAGTGTCACAAAGAGTGGATACACTTTGAATGAATTGGGCATTAAGAATCAAATTAATTGCATTGCATCATGGAATGATTTTGGAGTGTATGAGGTAGTTTTTCATGAAGAAAATAAGCCTGTTCATGTTTCTTGTTGGATTGGGTCGGTTGCTGATGCACGTGTTATGATAGTTCCATGCCTAGAGGAGGAGAATGCTTGTTTTGTGACCGTAGCTTCCCCACGTTAG
- the LOC11436490 gene encoding phospholipase A1-Ibeta2, chloroplastic: MMQFSSSTLPAHNLHKFQALRCPSFRCHSSSIKQQPSSFASLQTNNSSRSSHLSNLDKFLDIQKKPLESSSTNQFQQPIQPIQKSDKKGKNFLEGLNLAKLWPDIKAAEEISPRHLKRLQRLLSKTAEYSPRNIIGRKWREYHGSNDWKGMLDPLDDNLRREVVRYGDLVQAAYQAFHADPAMSTTEAPHHQQVSLPERSYKVTKSLYATSSIGLPKWVDEVAPDLGWMTQRSSWVGYVAVCDDKREIARMGRRDIVISLRGTSTCLEWAENMRAQLVDLPEDAQTQTQTQTQSKPKVECGFMSLYKTKGAHVQSLSESVVEEVRRLIELYKGEELSITVTGHSLGATLALLVAEEISTCAPNVPPVAVFSFGGPRVGNRAFGEHLEKKNVKVLRIVNTQDVITRVPGIFLSEELEEKIKNSKVVSGVVDMLEENTPLGYSHVGTELRVNTKMSPYLKPDADIACCHDLEAYLHLVDGYMASNCPFRANAKRSLARLMQDQSANVKKLYTSKAKGLSVNLNRQGSNLSNLSRQGSMSMAACCPSPSSS; encoded by the coding sequence ATGATGCAATTCAGTTCAAGTACCTTACCTGCTCATAATCTCCACAAATTTCAAGCACTAAGATGTCCTAGTTTTAGATGCCACTCTTCTTCCATCAAACAACAACCTTCATCTTTTGCTTCTCTTCAAACCAATAACTCATCTAGGTCATCACATCTCTCAAATTTAGATAAGTTTCTTGATATCCAAAAAAAGCCTTTGGAATCATCATCAACCAACCAGTTTCAACAACCAATACAACCTATACAAAAAAGTGACAAAAAAGGTAAAAACTTTCTTGAAGGACTTAACCTAGCAAAACTATGGCCAGATATCAAAGCAGCTGAAGAAATCTCCCCTCGCCACCTGAAACGCTTACAGCGTCTTCTTTCCAAGACGGCTGAGTATTCTCCAAGAAATATCATAGGGAGAAAGTGGAGGGAATATCATGGCAGCAATGACTGGAAGGGGATGTTGGATCCCTTGGATGACAACCTCCGGCGAGAGGTTGTTAGATATGGCGATTTGGTTCAAGCTGCTTATCAAGCTTTTCATGCTGATCCTGCCATGTCAACAACTGAAGCACCCCATCACCAACAGGTGTCGTTGCCGGAGAGATCTTATAAAGTAACCAAGAGTCTGTATGCCACATCATCAATTGGATTACCTAAATGGGTTGATGAGGTGGCTCCAGATCTTGGTTGGATGACCCAGCGTTCTAGCTGGGTCGGATATGTTGCAGTTTGCGACGATAAAAGAGAGATTGCAAGAATGGGACGAAGAGATATTGTGATATCTCTTCGTGGAACTTCCACTTGTCTAGAATGGGCTGAAAATATGAGGGCCCAATTAGTCGATTTACCCGAGGATGCTCAGACACAGACTCAAACACAGACCCAATCAAAGCCCAAAGTTGAGTGTGGGTTCATGAGCTTGTACAAAACAAAAGGGGCTCATGTGCAAAGCCTATCCGAGTCCGTTGTTGAAGAAGTGCGACGCCTTATTGAACTTTACAAAGGCGAAGAATTAAGCATAACCGTTACGGGACATAGCCTTGGTGCGACACTAGCACTATTGGTGGCCGAGGAAATTAGCACGTGTGCACCAAACGTGCCACCCGTGGCTGTTTTTTCATTTGGCGGACCTCGTGTTGGTAACAGAGCCTTTGGAGAAcatcttgaaaagaaaaacgTGAAAGTTCTTAGAATAGTGAACACACAAGATGTGATTACAAGGGTGCCAGGAATATTTTTAAGCGAGGAGcttgaagaaaaaattaagaaCTCTAAGGTTGTTAGTGGAGTTGTTGATATGTTGGAAGAGAACACTCCTTTGGGATATTCACATGTTGGAACTGAATTACGTGTTAATACTAAGATGTCACCATACTTGAAGCCCGATGCTGACATAGCTTGTTGTCATGATCTAGAGGCTTATTTACATTTAGTGGATGGGTATATGGCATCTAATTGTCCATTTAGAGCTAATGCTAAGAGAAGTTTAGCTAGATTAATGCAAGATCAAAGTGCTAATGTAAAAAAGTTGTATACTAGTAAGGCTAAAGGCTTGTCTGTTAATCTTAATAGACAAGGATCTAACTTGTCTAATCTTAGTAGACAGGGATCCATGTCTATGGCTGCTTGTTGTCCTAGTCCATCATCTTCATGA
- the LOC25494527 gene encoding early nodulin-20-like gives MAFTRATLMLAMSLSLVVMSIAQAPSPGPIMLHTPSPASSPESLPPESPSQSPSMSPSMNMSPSMSPPFPTDASPSPASSPSPSTGESMSDNPVASSPSNAVVRRSSFFMLPFFAGAALLLA, from the coding sequence ATGGCATTCACACGTGCCACGCTCATGCTAGCCATGTCCCTTTCTCTGGTAGTAATGTCCATAGCCCAAGCACCCTCTCCTGGACCCATCATGCTGCACACTCCTTCACCTGCCTCCTCCCCTGAATCATTGCCACCAGAAAGCCCAAGCCAGAGCCCGAGCATGAGCCCAAGCATGAACATGAGTCCAAGTATGAGCCCACCTTTCCCTACTGATGCTTCACCATCTCCAGCTTCTTCACCGTCACCTTCCACCGGAGAATCAATGTCTGATAATCCAGTTGCTTCAAGTCCAAGCAACGCGGTTGTTCGCAGAAGCAGCTTTTTCATGCTACCATTCTTTGCTGGTGCTGCACTGCTTCTTGCATAA
- the LOC11436491 gene encoding monooxygenase 3 isoform X1, protein MSMATTTSSFMILKSPTCHTRIGSLRSSKLIKVQSSVQKEHVVIVGGGIAGLATALSLHRLGVRSLVLEQSESLRTGGTSLTLFKNGWSVLDSIGVANYLRTQYLEIQGMVVKSEDGRELRAFNFKEEDESQEVRAVERRVLLETLAAQLPPDSIQYSSRLVKIEPSPNGDTLLEFLDGSKLVAKIVIGCDGIRSPIAKWMGFSEPKFVGHCAFRGLASYSDGQPFQPRVNYIYGKGLRAGYVPVSPTKVYWFICFNSSSPGPKTTEPSVLKKQAKDLVENWPPELLNIMDSTPDDTIIRTPLVDRWLWPSTSPPVSAGRVVLVGDAWHPMTPNLGQGACCALEDAVVLAKKLAAAIDSDDSSIEDAFRSYGNERWPRIFPLTIRANLVGSALQWDNPLVCSVRNNIVIPKLIRLGPLLEHTNFTSESLQR, encoded by the exons ATGTCCATGGCTACAACAACCTCGTCTTTTATGATTCTTAAATCTCCAACTTGTCATACCAGAATTGGATCTCTCAGAAGTTCCAAATTAATCAAGGTTCAATCTTCAGTCCAAAAGGAACATGTTGTCATTGTGGGTGGTGGCATTGCAGGCCTTGCAACTGCTCTATCCCTTCACAG GCTTGGTGTTCGGTCTCTTGTGCTGGAGCAGTCAGAGTCACTTCGAACCGGTGGAACTTCACTCACCCTTTTCAAGAATGGGTGGAGTGTACTTGATTCCATTGGAGTAGCAAATTACCTCAGAACTCAATATTTAGAAATTCAAGG GATGGTGGTGAAGTCTGAGGATGGAAGAGAACTACGTGCCTTCAATTTCAAAGAAGAGGATGAAAG CCAAGAGGTGCGTGCAGTGGAGAGGAGAGTACTTTTGGAAACTTTGGCTGCTCAGTTACCTCCTGATAGCATTCAATATTCTTCACGGTTGGTCAAGATTGAACCAAGTCCAAATGGGGATACCTTATTGGAATTCTTGGATGGGTCTAAACTAGTTGCAAAG ATTGTAATAGGGTGCGACGGAATTCGATCACCGATAGCTAAGTGGATGGGATTTTCTGAGCCAAAGTTCGTTGGTCATTGTGCTTTCCGTGGACTTGCCTCCTATTCAGACGGACAACCTTTTCAACCACGGGTGAATTACATCTATGGAAAAGGGTTACGCGCAGGATATGTTCCTGTTTCTCCAACCAAAGTCTATTGGTTTATCTGCTTCAACAGTTCATCTCCAG GTCCTAAAACAACTGAGCCATCGGTGCTAAAGAAGCAAGCTAAGGATCTAGTGGAAAACTGGCCTCCAGAGCTACTAAACATAATGGATTCTACACCGGATGACACTATAATCAGGACTCCGTTGGTGGATCGATGGCTTTGGCCATCAACAAGTCCACCTGTTTCTGCAGGTAGAGTTGTACTCGTTGGTGATGCTTGGCACCCAATGACTCCAAATCTTGGGCAAGGAGCTTGTTGTGCTCTTGAGGATGCAGTGGTTCTTGCTAAAAAGCTTGCTGCAGCAATTGATTCTGATGACTCTTCTATCGAAGACGCTTTTAGATCATATGGCAATGAAAGATGGCCGCGCATATTTCCACTAACCATACGGGCAAATCTTGTGGGTTCGGCTTTGCAGTGGGATAACCCGCTGGTGTGTTCTGTTAGGAACAATATTGTCATACCTAAGCTAATAAGGCTTGGTCCATTGCTGGAGCACACAAATTTTACTAGCGAGAGTCTACAAAGATGA
- the LOC11436491 gene encoding monooxygenase 2 isoform X2 → MVVKSEDGRELRAFNFKEEDESQEVRAVERRVLLETLAAQLPPDSIQYSSRLVKIEPSPNGDTLLEFLDGSKLVAKIVIGCDGIRSPIAKWMGFSEPKFVGHCAFRGLASYSDGQPFQPRVNYIYGKGLRAGYVPVSPTKVYWFICFNSSSPGPKTTEPSVLKKQAKDLVENWPPELLNIMDSTPDDTIIRTPLVDRWLWPSTSPPVSAGRVVLVGDAWHPMTPNLGQGACCALEDAVVLAKKLAAAIDSDDSSIEDAFRSYGNERWPRIFPLTIRANLVGSALQWDNPLVCSVRNNIVIPKLIRLGPLLEHTNFTSESLQR, encoded by the exons ATGGTGGTGAAGTCTGAGGATGGAAGAGAACTACGTGCCTTCAATTTCAAAGAAGAGGATGAAAG CCAAGAGGTGCGTGCAGTGGAGAGGAGAGTACTTTTGGAAACTTTGGCTGCTCAGTTACCTCCTGATAGCATTCAATATTCTTCACGGTTGGTCAAGATTGAACCAAGTCCAAATGGGGATACCTTATTGGAATTCTTGGATGGGTCTAAACTAGTTGCAAAG ATTGTAATAGGGTGCGACGGAATTCGATCACCGATAGCTAAGTGGATGGGATTTTCTGAGCCAAAGTTCGTTGGTCATTGTGCTTTCCGTGGACTTGCCTCCTATTCAGACGGACAACCTTTTCAACCACGGGTGAATTACATCTATGGAAAAGGGTTACGCGCAGGATATGTTCCTGTTTCTCCAACCAAAGTCTATTGGTTTATCTGCTTCAACAGTTCATCTCCAG GTCCTAAAACAACTGAGCCATCGGTGCTAAAGAAGCAAGCTAAGGATCTAGTGGAAAACTGGCCTCCAGAGCTACTAAACATAATGGATTCTACACCGGATGACACTATAATCAGGACTCCGTTGGTGGATCGATGGCTTTGGCCATCAACAAGTCCACCTGTTTCTGCAGGTAGAGTTGTACTCGTTGGTGATGCTTGGCACCCAATGACTCCAAATCTTGGGCAAGGAGCTTGTTGTGCTCTTGAGGATGCAGTGGTTCTTGCTAAAAAGCTTGCTGCAGCAATTGATTCTGATGACTCTTCTATCGAAGACGCTTTTAGATCATATGGCAATGAAAGATGGCCGCGCATATTTCCACTAACCATACGGGCAAATCTTGTGGGTTCGGCTTTGCAGTGGGATAACCCGCTGGTGTGTTCTGTTAGGAACAATATTGTCATACCTAAGCTAATAAGGCTTGGTCCATTGCTGGAGCACACAAATTTTACTAGCGAGAGTCTACAAAGATGA
- the LOC11428970 gene encoding monooxygenase 3, with protein sequence MATTTSSFMFLKRILTSSPCRARIGSLRYSKLTIKAQSSDVRKEHVVIVGGGIAGLATALSLHRLGVRSLVLEQSESLRTGGTSLTLSKNGWSALDSIGVANYLRTQYLEIQGIVLKSEDGKELRALNFKEKDGSQELRAVERRVLLETLAGQLPTDTIQYSSRLVKIEPSPNGDTFLEFLDGSKILAKIVIGCDGIRSPIAKWMGFSEPNYVGYCAFRGLASYSDGQPFELRVNYIYGKGLRAGYVPVSPTKVYWFVTFNSSSPGPKTTEPSVLKKQAKDLVENWLPELLNIMDSTPDDTIVLTPLMDRWLWPWISPPVSRGRVVLVGDAWHPMTPNIGQGACCALEDAVVLAKKLAAAINSDDDTSIEDAFRSYGNERWLRIFPLTILANLVGSISQSDNPLVCYVRNNIVRDRVRKNS encoded by the exons ATGGCTACAACAACTTCGTCTTTTATGTTTCTTAAACGAATTCTTACATCATCGCCTTGTCGTGCCAGAATTGGATCCCTCAGATATTCCAAATTAACAATCAAGGCTCAATCTTCTGATGTCAGAAAGGAACATGTTGTAATCGTGGGTGGTGGGATAGCAGGCCTTGCAACTGCACTATCCCTTCACAG GCTTGGTGTTCGGTCTTTGGTACTGGAACAGTCGGAGTCACTTAGAACTGGTGGAACTTCACTCACCCTTTCCAAAAATGGGTGGAGTGCTCTTGATTCAATTGGAGTAGCAAATTATCTCAGAACTCAATATTTAGAAATTCAAGG GATAGTGCTGAAATCTGAGGATGGAAAAGAACTACGTGCTTTAAATTTCAAAGAAAAGGACGGAAg CCAAGAGTTGCGTGCAGTGGAGAGGAGGGTACTTTTGGAAACCTTGGCTGGACAACTGCCTACGGATACCATTCAATATTCTTCACGGTTGGTCAAGATTGAACCAAGTCCAAATGGGGATACCTTCTTGGAATTTTTGGATGGGTCTAAAATACTTGCAAAG ATTGTAATAGGGTGCGACGGCATTCGATCCCCGATAGCTAAGTGGATGGGATTTTCTGAGCCAAATTACGTTGGTTATTGTGCTTTCCGTGGACTTGCCTCCTATTCAGATGGACAACCTTTTGAGCTACGGGTGAATTACATCTATGGAAAAGGGTTACGTGCAGGATATGTTCCTGTTTCTCCTACCAAAGTGTATTGGTTTGTCACCTTCAATAGTTCATCTCCAG GTCCTAAAACAACCGAGCCATCGGTGCTAAAGAAGCAAGCTAAGGATCTTGTAGAAAACTGGCTTCCAGAGCTACTAAACATAATGGATTCTACGCCGGATGACACTATAGTCTTGACTCCGTTGATGGATCGATGGCTTTGGCCATGGATAAGTCCACCTGTTTCTAGAGGTAGAGTTGTACTCGTTGGAGACGCTTGGCACCCAATGACTCCAAATATTGGGCAAGGAGCATGTTGTGCTCTAGAGGATGCAGTCGTTCTTGCTAAAAAGCTTGCTGCAGCCATTAACTCTGATGACGACACTTCTATCGAAGACGCTTTTAGATCATATGGCAATGAAAGATGGTTGCGCATATTTCCACTAACCATACTGGCAAACCTTGTGGGTTCGATTTCGCAGTCGGACAACCCACTGGTGTGTTATGTTAGAAACAATATTGTCAGGGACAGAGTCAGGAAAAATAGTTAA
- the LOC11442973 gene encoding uncharacterized protein isoform X2: MESKNEENEIRFSNPFTLKVGQVFTGFGIGCGVGIGVGRPLNLGAIPMLNQVMSATRGATDAFSGVSRHVNTSLRKIGAKNIEVGVGCGVGFGHGFGAGLAVKPGVLNQIQSCLVMTMTKMMIKFGITPSLPFNLGVLPASLQSATGAVSSGSVTQLAAKSADQLSQGLAGTQPMNIGLAFDKTAVKDTSVDSTYGSRTEKVLNNFLQNPLLKGEGGGPTESAGRLIAENKILQMVLKHQQMIEELVEENEKLRQILVKELKVPPSKLEASSSDLYTRSSKRENNNSQKAKS, from the exons ATGGAAagcaaaaatgaagaaaatgaaattcgATTTTCGAATCCATTTACTTTGAAAGTTGGTCAAGTATTTACTGGTTTTGGAATCGGTTGTGGAGTTGGTATCGGTGTTGGACGCCCTTTAAATTTAG GTGCAATACCTATGTTGAATCAAGTTATGAGTGCGACTAGAGGTGCAACTGATGCATTTTCTGGTGTTAGCAGGCATGTTAATACTTCT TTGAGGAAGATTGGAGCTAAGAATATTGAAGTGGGTGTTGGATGTGGAGTTGGTTTCGGTCATGGTTTTGGAGCTG gaCTTGCTGTGAAGCCAGGAGTGTTGAATCAAATTCAATCCTGTCTCGTA ATGACAATGACTAAGATGATGATTAAGTTTGGAATTACTCCCAGTTTACCGTTTAATCTGGGTGTATTGCCAGCATCCTTACAAAGTGCCACAGGCGCAGTCAGTTCTGGAAGCGTGACACAGTTAGCAGCTAAATCAGCTGATCAGTTATCTCAAGGTCTAGCAGGGACTCAACCAATGAACATTGGTTTGGCTTTTGATAAAACTGCCGTAAAAGACACTTCAGTTGACTCTACATATGGCAGTCGAACTGAGAAGGTTCTTAACAATTTTCTGCAAAATCCACTGTTGAAAGGAGAAGGAGGAGGACCTACTGAATCA GCTGGACGCTTGATCGCAGAGAACAAAATACTTCAGATg GTTTTGAAACACCAGCAAATGATTGAAGAACTTGTGGAGGAAAATGAGAAGCTTCGGCAGATACTAGTGAAGGAGCTGAAAGTTCCACCCAGCAAACTTGAAGCTAGTTCTTCAG ATCTTTACACCCGGTCTTCaaaaagagagaataataatagtcaGAAAGCAAAAAGCTAA
- the LOC11435628 gene encoding 50S ribosomal protein L19, chloroplastic, protein MASQVLLQALFSPIQCPPSKLCFTSSCTASTFGSRNLPLISTSISRRCSPLIAKPSFVVRADSNSDAVSASDNVDENPEASDNVDEVPETEGEQILDSASEVEESKPPRQTRVKLGDVMGILHKRAIAASDEVRTTPDLRTGDIVEIRLEVPENKRRLSIYKGIVISRQNAGIHTTIRVRRIIAGTGVEIVFPIYSPNIKEIKVVKHRKVRQARLYYLKDKLPRFSTFK, encoded by the exons atGGCTTCTCAAGTTTTACTTCAG GCTCTGTTTTCCCCAATTCAATGTCCTCCTTCGAAGCTATGTTTCACTTCTTCTTGCACCGCTTCCACATTCGGTTCTCGTAACTTGCCGTTGATTTCTACCTCAATTTCACGGCGTTGCAGTCCTCTCATTGCTAAACCTAGTTTTGTTGTCAGAGCTGATTCCAATTCCGACGCTGTTTCCGCTTCGGATAATGTTGATGAAAATCCTGAAGCTTCGGATAATGTTGATGAAGTTCCGGAAACTGAAGGAGAACAGATTTTGGATTCTGCATCTGAGGTGGAGGAATCCAAGCCTCCTAGACAAACTCGTGTTAAGCTTGGTGATGTTATGGGG ATATTGCATAAGAGGGCAATTGCAGCTTCAGATGAAGTGAGGACCACTCCTGACCTAAGGACTGGAGATATTGTGGAAATCAGATTG GAAGTTCCGGAGAACAAACGTAGGTTATCCATTTATAAAGGTATTGTCATCTCAAGACAAAATGCTGGTATTCACACGACTATTCGCGTCCGAAGAATTATTGCCGGCACAGGGGTCGAGATAGTCTTCCCAAT TTACTCACCAAACATCAAAGAAATCAAAGTGGTAAAGCACCGAAAGGTCAGGCAGGCAAGACTGTACTATCTAAAAGACAAGCTTCCCAGATTCTCCACTTTCAAATGA
- the LOC11442973 gene encoding uncharacterized protein isoform X1: MESKNEENEIRFSNPFTLKVGQVFTGFGIGCGVGIGVGRPLNLGAIPMLNQVMSATRGATDAFSGVSRHVNTSLRKIGAKNIEVGVGCGVGFGHGFGAGLAVKPGVLNQIQSCLVMTMTKMMIKFGITPSLPFNLGVLPASLQSATGAVSSGSVTQLAAKSADQLSQGLAGTQPMNIGLAFDKTAVKDTSVDSTYGSRTEKVLNNFLQNPLLKGEGGGPTESAGRLIAENKILQMVLKHQQMIEELVEENEKLRQILVKELKVPPSKLEASSSGRIRNMLPCTDCFECRRKQRKK, translated from the exons ATGGAAagcaaaaatgaagaaaatgaaattcgATTTTCGAATCCATTTACTTTGAAAGTTGGTCAAGTATTTACTGGTTTTGGAATCGGTTGTGGAGTTGGTATCGGTGTTGGACGCCCTTTAAATTTAG GTGCAATACCTATGTTGAATCAAGTTATGAGTGCGACTAGAGGTGCAACTGATGCATTTTCTGGTGTTAGCAGGCATGTTAATACTTCT TTGAGGAAGATTGGAGCTAAGAATATTGAAGTGGGTGTTGGATGTGGAGTTGGTTTCGGTCATGGTTTTGGAGCTG gaCTTGCTGTGAAGCCAGGAGTGTTGAATCAAATTCAATCCTGTCTCGTA ATGACAATGACTAAGATGATGATTAAGTTTGGAATTACTCCCAGTTTACCGTTTAATCTGGGTGTATTGCCAGCATCCTTACAAAGTGCCACAGGCGCAGTCAGTTCTGGAAGCGTGACACAGTTAGCAGCTAAATCAGCTGATCAGTTATCTCAAGGTCTAGCAGGGACTCAACCAATGAACATTGGTTTGGCTTTTGATAAAACTGCCGTAAAAGACACTTCAGTTGACTCTACATATGGCAGTCGAACTGAGAAGGTTCTTAACAATTTTCTGCAAAATCCACTGTTGAAAGGAGAAGGAGGAGGACCTACTGAATCA GCTGGACGCTTGATCGCAGAGAACAAAATACTTCAGATg GTTTTGAAACACCAGCAAATGATTGAAGAACTTGTGGAGGAAAATGAGAAGCTTCGGCAGATACTAGTGAAGGAGCTGAAAGTTCCACCCAGCAAACTTGAAGCTAGTTCTTCAGGTAGAATTAGAAATATGTTGCCATGTACTGATTGTTTTGAGTGccgaagaaaacaaagaaaaaagtag